acgaggatgatcgggggactggagcacctcctgcatgaagacgggctgagaaagttgaggcttgacgatcaagtagtgaggtggatcgagaactggttgaaaggaagaaggcagagagttgtggtcaatggcgcagaatctagctggaggtctgtgactagtggagttcctcaggggtcggtgctgggaccggtgctgtttaatattttcatcaatgacctggatgagggaactgagtgcaccctcagcaagtttgctgatgacacaaaactgggaggagtggctgacacaccagaggactgtgctgccattcagcgagacctggacaggctggagagttgggcggggagaaacttgatgaaatttaacaagggcaagtgtagagtcttgcatctggggaagaacaaccccatgtaccagtacaggttgggggttgacctgctggaaagtagtgaaggggaaagggacctgggggtcctggtggataggaggatgaccatgagccagcaatgtgctcttgtggccaagaaggcaaatggcatcttagggtgcattagaaagggagtggttagtaggtcaagagaggttctcctccccctctactcagccttggtgaggccgcatctggaatattgcgtccagttctgggcccctctgttcaagaaggacagggaattgcttgaaggagtccagcgcagagccacaaagatgattaagggagtggaacatctcccttatgaggagaggctgagggagctgggtctctttagcttgcaaaagaggagactgaggggtgacctcatcaatgtttacaaatatgtaaagggtaggtgtcaggatgatggagctaggcttttttcagtgatatccagtgataggacaaggggcaatgggtgtaaactggaacataggaggttccacgttaacatcaggaagaacttctttaccgtaagagtgacagagcactggaacaggttgcccaggggggttgtggagtctcctacactggagatattcaaggcccgcctggacaagttcctgtgtgatgtactgtaggttaccctgctcttgcaggggggttggactagatgatctttttaggtcccttccaacccttgggattctgtgattctgtgattctgttcagcctggagaagagaaggctgcgtggagacctcatagcagccttccagtatgtgaagggggctatagggatgctgagcatggactattcattagggactgtagtgacaggacaaggggtaacgggttaaaacttaaacgggaagtttagattggatataaggaagaaattctttcctgtaagggtggtgaggcactggaatcggttgcccagggaggttgtgaatgctccatctctgacagtgttcaaggccaggttggacagagccttggatgacatggtttagtgtgaggtgttcctgccccatggcacaggggttggaactagatcatcttaaggtcctttccagccctaactgttctatgattctatgattctaaataaagTTGGAGAAATAACCTTTTAAAGTGAGTGTCGTGCTTCTGTTGAAACTAttggttttaactttttttacaaaaatgttACTTCAGCTTTCCATTAGTTCTAGAAATTCAgattctaatttttctttttgttaatcAGCTGTTATCAGTGCTACAGTATAGCGTGTAGGTTCAAACTGGCAATCAGCGGAGGTTCATTTGGCAGAACAGAGCGGGTGTGTGACACAGATATGTGCAGGGGAATcggttttttattttatgacatGTTTGGCTCATAACTTCcctataaattatttttgagaGGTAAAATAATTGTGTACTTTGATTGTATAGTGCTCTTTTCGAAGAACAGCTTTAATAATACAGCAGAACTTCCATTCTCCACATTCTTTTGAATGAGGTGTAGACACAAAAATGATATCTATAGTTCTGTGGAAAGGAGCCCATTTTGTGTGTTTGACTTATGGAATTACCTGATTATCATATgacagaattttaattttcttattaaatttGTGTTGAAAGTGTATTTATTGTCCTCATTTTCCCTGAATGTTTTCAtactgtggtttggtttttttttcttgtgactTATCCTAACTCTCTGACACCAGGGATGTTTTTATTGTTGAAATAGCACTTAATGCTTGAAGAATAGAATTTGAAAAAGCACTTTGAAGGAGGAGATGCTACTATTTATCTGAGGTCATACAAGTTTccaaaaaggctttattttttgcttcctATAGGTAGCACAGTGGCACTTGTAACATTCTGACCATGGTGTTCTCTTTCTGCTTAGATAAGCCTACCATGTGCTACAAAGTTCCATCAACTGCTTGGTTCTTAAAATTGAGTGCgttaaaaaaaagcttatagatgaagaaaaaaataattcttaatcATTTGAAAGGGCTTCAGTCAGGTTTCCAACTTGCTGAGTTATTTCATCTCAGAAGGAAAAACTGTGTAAATCGCAGGGACATTGATGGACTGCTTATGTCTTATGGCCCTTCCTTTAAATGTAAAGAATAAATGTGttcaattttcctttttgccttcAGGGACATCATCCTACTCTCATCAAGGTTATGGCTGTGAATCAAAGCTCTATAGCCTTGACCATGGCCATGAGAAACCtcaagacaagaaaaagaaaacctctggCCTTGCCACCCTCAAAAAGAAATTCATTAAGCGTCGGAAGTCTAGCCGGTCTGCTGACCACGCCAAGCAGATGCGCGAGCTCCTCTCAGGCTGGGATGTCAGAGATGTTAATGCATTAGTAGAAGAATATGAGGGGACGTCAGCCTTAAAGGAACTTTATCTACAAGCTAATTTGGCAAGACCAGAAGCCAGGACGCTACAAAAAGACATGGCTGAACTTTATCAGTACAAATACTGCACTGATGTAGACTTAATATTTCAAGAAACTTGTTTTCCTGTGCATCGTGCGATACTAGCAGCAAGATGTCCATTTTTTAAGACgctgctttcttcctcaccAGAGTATGGGGCAGAAATAATAATGGATATTAACACAGCTGGCATAGATATGcccatgttttctgctttgttacaCTACCTTTATACAGGCGAGTTTGGAATGGAGGATTCAAGATTCCAAAATGTTGATATTCTTGTGCAGCTTAGTGAAGAATTTGGAACACCAAATTCATTAGATGTTGACATGCGTGCGCTCTTTGATTACATGTGCTACTACGATGTGGTTCTTAGCTTTTCATCCAACTCTGACTTAGTTGAAACTTTTGGTGGAAGTCAGAACTGTCTAGATGAAGAGCTCAGAGCTCACAAAGCTGTTATTTCATCACGATCTCCATTTTTTCGTCacctgctgcagaggaggatACGAACTGGTGAAGAAATCACAGACCGAACTCTACGAACTCCAACTAGAATTATATTGGATGAATCTATCATACCAAAAAAATACGCTAAGGTCATTTTGAACTGTATGTATACAGATGTGGTGGACCTCTCCGTTTTGCACTCCAGTCCTTCAGTGGGCAGTTTAAGTGAAGTTCAAGCTCTTGTAGCAGGAAAATTAAACATGACTAGGGCTGAAGAAGCTATGGAGCTTTATCACATAGCACTGTTCTTGGAGTTTAACATGCTTGCACAAGGTACGTCCTTGCTATAAAATGTATGACCTTACAGAACAATTTCTTAGCTATTTTGCAGTGTAAGTATGTCTATTGAGTATTGCTGTCAAGGGCTGACAATTCCTAGGAAGGCTTATTTTACACTTGTAGAGAATTGTGTTGTAGATAATCCATCTGTGTTTTCTAGGGACAGAAGAAATGCCATGTGAGAACTTTGTATTGCGCATTATTACTGAAGCATGCTACTTAAGTCAGATATGTATAACTGGTATATTTCTGTTCTTATGTACTTTAATCTATAATCCATTTTTTGGGTGTAAATGATGGGAGGATACAAGAGATCCTTGTtgagaggaagaaatatttaGACTTGTTATGAAGTGCCCCTAGGTGATGTAAACTtgaatgtttatttctgttgtttatGTTAAAGAGGGTACACCAAGCTTGCAGTCTTGTGTTTAGAAATGAATTTAAACAGCTTAATTACACTAGTCCTGTGTTTTTAGTATCTTCTACTTGATTTACAGAACTGAAGGCAGGGGCAGTTGGTATTTTAAAGCTTagaaattttcatttctgcctGTTATTCTTGAGGGTCACTCAAATCTTGGTAACATACTTCCTGTACATGGGGTCTGGCCAGGGTTATTACAACCTCTGGTGAGGTGGTGCAACACTGACTAGGGAACTAAAAATGCCTCTTGTGGTGGCAGGAgctttatttgctgtttcatCTGTTGGGGTTTCAACTGTTTAGTGGCCGTATTCTAAATAATGGGATACGGCACTTTTTTGAGGCCTTGCTAGTGGGGGATAAGAATTTTACTTTTGAGCCGAATGGCTTGCCAGCACCCAAGCAGCATGCTTGGGTGGCTGGAACCACTGAGTCCAGCAGTGTGGGCTCGGTCTTGGTGGCCCTATAGTTGAACCAGAGATGTAGCGTTTTGGGGATTGTCACTGGGAAGAGGTAGGGGGATGCAGTGGCCTTCAGACATCTGGTCTTCTTTTCCTGTGTCTGACCACAGAAGTGGTGAGCTGTGGGAAGGTGGTTTATACATAGGGGAGAAATGCAGTAAAATCAGGCCAAGATTGAAATTTATTGTATTGTCCAATATAACAAATGTAAATTTGGTACCCCTTTAGGTAATGAAATTCTAGACTTTAACTGGAACTAATGATGATTttacaaatcactgctgcattGCCTAGCTA
The Lathamus discolor isolate bLatDis1 chromosome 6, bLatDis1.hap1, whole genome shotgun sequence DNA segment above includes these coding regions:
- the BTBD7 gene encoding BTB/POZ domain-containing protein 7 isoform X4; the protein is MGANASNYPHSCSPRVGGNSQAQQTFIGTSSYSHQGYGCESKLYSLDHGHEKPQDKKKKTSGLATLKKKFIKRRKSSRSADHAKQMRELLSGWDVRDVNALVEEYEGTSALKELYLQANLARPEARTLQKDMAELYQYKYCTDVDLIFQETCFPVHRAILAARCPFFKTLLSSSPEYGAEIIMDINTAGIDMPMFSALLHYLYTGEFGMEDSRFQNVDILVQLSEEFGTPNSLDVDMRALFDYMCYYDVVLSFSSNSDLVETFGGSQNCLDEELRAHKAVISSRSPFFRHLLQRRIRTGEEITDRTLRTPTRIILDESIIPKKYAKVILNCMYTDVVDLSVLHSSPSVGSLSEVQALVAGKLNMTRAEEAMELYHIALFLEFNMLAQGCEDIIAESISLDTLIAILKWSSQPYGSKWVHRQALHFLCEEFTQVMTSDVFYELSKDHLLTAIQSDYLQASEQDILKYLIKWGEHQLMKRIADREPNLLSGTAHSVNKRGVKRRDLDIEELREILSPLLPFVRIEHILPMNSEVLSDAMKRGLISTPPSDMLPTSEGGKSNAWLRQKNAGIYVRPRLFSPYVEEAKVIIINGT
- the BTBD7 gene encoding BTB/POZ domain-containing protein 7 isoform X5, with the protein product MGANASNYPHSCSPRVGGNSQAQQTFIGTSSYSHQGYGCESKLYSLDHGHEKPQDKKKKTSGLATLKKKFIKRRKSSRSADHAKQMRELLSGWDVRDVNALVEEYEGTSALKELYLQANLARPEARTLQKDMAELYQYKYCTDVDLIFQETCFPVHRAILAARCPFFKTLLSSSPEYGAEIIMDINTAGIDMPMFSALLHYLYTGEFGMEDSRFQNVDILVQLSEEFGTPNSLDVDMRALFDYMCYYDVVLSFSSNSDLVETFGGSQNCLDEELRAHKAVISSRSPFFRHLLQRRIRTGEEITDRTLRTPTRIILDESIIPKKYAKVILNCMYTDVVDLSVLHSSPSVGSLSEVQALVAGKLNMTRAEEAMELYHIALFLEFNMLAQGTEEMPCENFVLRIITEACYLSQICITGIFLFLCTLIYNPFFGCK